A window of the Diabrotica undecimpunctata isolate CICGRU chromosome 1, icDiaUnde3, whole genome shotgun sequence genome harbors these coding sequences:
- the LOC140446972 gene encoding uncharacterized protein, whose product MNNPRIQRMFQNMKGKENRCLDKKITVQNSPYKSTSDVANYVKDVRSLMTRCENLVPPSYLLLRETSTSESDVSFLSSMHVVSSQFCTSESSVYPDSFHISQVKEPLLTTVDVSSTSHNMMEDKLTMNLPGPSSNVLLDDLSLSSSESDPFGGDDEDNDPNYELKATVGRHNQVPINDSEFDSSDVEDTSEKEKKYRKRKRKYNTWRRTEIKASRNSGKSYINWKGNLVPERKIKVSCKCRMKCSDKIKEGDREKIFLEYWNLADINRQRDYISKFVQCNNKARTRIRNNADKTTEDLTSRRNFTFVYYLQVDTKKVQVCKLFFLHTLSISAQMIRTVINKIGSTGVVREDKRGKVCKNSMLDESVKQSIRDHINCFETVESHYCRQKTTRLYLPATLNISKMYSLYEEYCQNNNIEQKATESLYRTIFNTEFNMSFFRPKKDLCDTCHDYEHSSAEEKLKLEETFQLHVRNKNMARDLKNIDKEKAKENTTFCAAAFDLQQVLSTPKSDVGLAYYKLKLSTYNFTVFDLAIKDSFCYMWYECIAKRGSSEIGSCLLLFIENQIQKGVKEFSFYSDNCSGQNRNKYLFSLYNYLCQKDKIKIRHTFLEKGHTQSEGDSVHSVIEKAARNVSVYTPEQWYTIVRFAKRKQPYVVIELEQANILNLKSLQEKTTINWDKDEQNEKVTWNKIKIVETDFHIPNVVFIKYSYSNDDPFKKIFISKKGRKSLNVNARDFCLKPLNTTLLPISKKKYDHLKFLCDKRVILNPYHNFFKNLPFSEKETAKDSDNDN is encoded by the exons ATGAATAATCCAAGGATTCAACGAATGTTTCAAAATATGAAAGGGAAGGAGAATAGGTGTTTAG aTAAGAAAATAACTGTTCAAAACTCTCCCTACAAATCAACTTCAGATGTGGCAAACTATGTAAAAGATGTCCGTTCTTTAATGACCAGGTGTGAAAACTTGGTACCTCCATCTTATCTGTTATTAAGGGAAACATCTACTAGTGAATCAGATGTGTCATTTTTATCTTCAATGCACGTTGTTTCAAGTCAGTTTTGTACATCTGAGTCATCAGTTTATCCCGATTCATTtcatatcagccaagtgaaggAGCCATTGCTAACCACAGTTGATGTAAGTAGTACATCACATAATATGATGGAAGATAAGTTAACAATGAATTTACCTGGTCCGTCTTCAAATGTATTGCTTGATGATTTAAGTCTATCTTCTTCAGAATCGGACCCGTTTGGAGGAGATGACGAAGATAATGACCCCAATTATGAATTAAAAGCTACTGTTGGCCGTCATAATCAAGTTCCAATTAATGACTCTGAATTTGATAGTTCCGATGTGGAAGACACAagcgaaaaagaaaaaaaataccgTAAACGAAAACGCAAATACAACACCTGGAGAAGAACTGAAATCAAAGCATCGAGAAACAGCGGCAAGTCTTACATAAACTGGAAAGGAAATCTAGTACCTGAAAGAAAAATTAAGGTTTCGTGTAAATGCAGGATGAAATGTtctgataaaataaaagaaggagACAGAGAAAAGATatttttggaatattggaatCTTGCAGATATAAACAGACAAAGAGATTATATCTCAAAATTTGTTCAATGTAACAATAAGGCAAGAACGCGAATCCGAAATAACGCAGATAAAACAACCGAGGACCTAACTTCCAGACGAAATTTTACATTCGTCTATTACCTTCAAGTCGACACTAAGAAAGTTCAAGTCTGCAAACTTTTCTTTCTTCATACTTTAAGTATTAGCGCTCAGATGATTAGGACTGTAATTAATAAGATTGGTTCCACGGGAGTTGTACGTGAAGACAAAAGAGGTAAAGTTTGTAAAAATTCAATGTTAGATGAATCGGTTAAACAATCCATTCGCGACCATATTAACTGCTTCGAAACTGTTGAAAGTCACTACTGTCGGCAAAAAACAACACGTTTGTATTTACCTGCGACTTTAAATATATCCAAAATGTATAGCCTCTATGAAGAATATTGTCAAAATAACAATATCGAACAAAAAGCGACGGAAAGTTTAtacagaacaatatttaatacCGAGTTCAATATGTCTTTTTTTCGCCCCAAAAAAGATTTGTGTGATACTTGTCACGATTACGAACATTCATCtgcagaagaaaaattaaaactagAAGAAACATTTCAATTGCATGTTCGAAACAAGAACATGGCGAGGGATCTGAAAAATATCGACAAAGAAAAAGCTAAAGAGAATACGACATTTTGCGCAGCCGCGTTTGATCTACAACAGGTGCTTTCAACCCCGAAATCCGACGTTGGTCTTGCGTACTATAAATTAAAACTCAGTACGTATAATTTCACGGTCTTCGACTTAGCAATTAAAGATTCATTTTGCTACATGTGGTATGAATGTATTGCAAAAAGGGGATCCTCAGAAATTGGCAGCTGTCTCCTTCTTTTTATTGAAAATCAGATCCAAAAAGGTGTAAAAGAGTTCTCGTTCTATTCGGACAACTGTTCTGGTCAAAACagaaacaaatatttgttttCGTTATACAATTACCTGTgccaaaaagacaaaataaaaattcgcCATACATTTTTAGAAAAAGGCCATACACAGTCTGAAGGGGACTCAGTACATAGTGTTATAGAGAAGGCTGCGAGGAATGTATCTGTTTATACTCCTGAACAATGGTATACAATCGTTAGGTTTGCGAAAAGAAAACAACCTTACGTTGTAATTGAACTAGAGCAAGCAAACATACTGAATTTAAAAAGTCTACAAGAAAAAACGACAATCAACTGGGACAAGGATGAACAAAATGAAAAAGTCACgtggaataaaattaaaattgttgaaacagactTTCATATCCCAAATGTAGTTTTCATAAAATATTCTTACAGTAACgatgatccatttaaaaaaatatttatatctaaaAAAGGAAGAAAGTCACTCAACGTCAATGCCAGAGACTTTTGCTTAAAACCACTTAATACAACATTACTTCCCATATCCAAAAAAAAGTATGACCATTTAAAATTTCTGTGTGACAAGAGAGTTATATTGAATCCCtatcacaatttttttaaaaatttaccaTTTTCTGAGAAAGAAACAGCAAAAGATTCAGACAATGACAATTGA